One Mus musculus strain C57BL/6J chromosome X, GRCm38.p6 C57BL/6J DNA window includes the following coding sequences:
- the Foxo4 gene encoding forkhead box protein O4, producing MDPENKKSATGAAAILDLDPDFEPQSRPRSCTWPLPRPDLATEPHEPSEVEPSLGQKVPTEGHSEPILLPSRLPEPAGGPQPGILGAVTGPRKGGSRRNAWGNQSYAELISQAIESAPEKRLTLAQIYEWMVRTVPYFKDKGDSNSSAGWKNSIRHNLSLHSKFIKVHNEATGKSSWWMLNPDGGKGGKAPRRRAASMDSSSKLLRGRSKGPKKKPSVLPAPPEGATPRSPLGHFAKWSSSPCPRNREEADVWTTFRPRSSSNASTVSTRLSPMRPESEVLAEEEMPASASSYAGGVPPTLSEDLELLDGLNLASPHSLLSRSGLSGFSLQHPGLAGPLHSYGASLFGPIDGSLSAGEGCFSSSQSLEALLTSDTPPPPADVLMTQVDPILSQAPTLLLLGGMPSSSKLGTGVSLCPTPLEGPGPSNLVPNLSVMAPPPVMAGAPIPKVLGTPVLASPTEDSSHDRMPQDLDLDMYMENLECDMDNIISDLMDGEGLDFNFEPDP from the exons ATGGATCCAGAGAATAAGAAGTCAGCCACAGGGGCTGCCGCGATCCTAGACCTCGATCCCGACTTCGAACCCCAGAGCCGTCCGCGATCCTGCACCTGGCCCCTTCCTCGACCAGACCTCGCTACGGAGCCACACGAACCGTCCGAGGTGGAGCCCAGTCTGGGACAGAAGGTACCCACGGAGGGACACTCCGAACCGATCCTGTTGCCCTCTCGGCTCCCAGAGCCGGCAGGGGGCCCCCAGCCGGGAATCCTGGGGGCTGTAACAGGTCCTCGGAAGGGAGGCTCCCGCCGGAATGCCTGGGGAAATCAGTCATATGCAGAACTCATCAGCCAGGCCATTGAAAGCGCCCCGGAGAAGCGGCTGACACTCGCCCAGATCTACGAATGGATGGTCCGCACGGTGCCCTACTTCAAGGACAAGGGTGACAGCAACAGCTCGGCAGGATGGAAG AACTCCATCCGTCACAACCTGTCCTTGCACAGCAAGTTCATCAAGGTTCACAACGAGGCCACTGGCAAGAGCTCTTGGTGGATGCTGAACCCCGATGGCGGCAAGGGTGGCAAGGCACCCCGCCGCAGGGCTGCCTCCATGGATAGCAGCAGCAAGCTGCTCCGGGGCCGCAGCAAAGGCCCCAAGAAGAAGCCGTCTGTCCTGCCAGCTCCACCGGAAGGTGCCACGCCAAGGAGCCCTCTGGGCCACTTTGCCAAGTGGTCAAGCAGCCCTTGTCCTCGAAATCGAGAAGAAGCTGATGTGTGGACCACTTTCCGTCCACGAAGCAGTTCAAATGCTAGCACCGTCAGCACCCGGCTGTCGCCAATGAGGCCGGAGTCTGAAGTGCTAGCAGAAGAGGAAATGCCAGCCTCGGCCAGCAGCTATGCAGGGGGGGTCCCTCCCACGCTCAGTGAAGATCTAGAGCTACTGGATGGGCTCAATCTCGCATCTCCCCATTCCTTGCTCTCTAGGAGCGGTCTCTCCGGCTTCTCTTTGCAGCATCCTGGGCTTGCTGGCCCCTTACATAGCTATGGTGCCTCCCTCTTTGGCCCAATAGATGGGTCTTTGTCAGCAGGAGAAGGGTGCTTCTCAAGTTCCCAGTCTCTAGAGGCTCTGCTCACCTCTGATACACCACCACCTCCTGCTGATGTCCTCATGACCCAGGTAGATCCTATCCTGTCTCAGGCTCCTACACTTCTGTTACTGGGAGGAATGCCTTCCTCTAGCAAGCTGGGCACAGGAGTCAGCCTGTGTCCTACGCCGCTAGAGGGTCCTGGTCCCAGCAACCTGGTCCCCAACCTTTCTGTGATGGCACCACCCCCAGTCATGGCAGGCGCTCCCATCCCTAAGGTCCTGGGAACCCCTGTGCTCGCATCTCCTACTGAAGATTCCAGCCATGACAGAATGCCTCAGGATCTGGATCTTGATATGTATATGGAGAACCTGGAGTGCGACATGGATAACATCATCAGTGACCTCATGGATGGTGAGGGACTGGACTTCAACTTTGAGCCAG ATCCCTGA
- the Foxo4 gene encoding forkhead box protein O4 isoform X2, whose amino-acid sequence MDPENKKSATGAAAILDLDPDFEPQSRPRSCTWPLPRPDLATEPHEPSEVEPSLGQKVPTEGHSEPILLPSRLPEPAGGPQPGILGAVTGPRKGGSRRNAWGNQSYAELISQAIESAPEKRLTLAQIYEWMVRTVPYFKDKGDSNSSAGWKVVCVSVPSTADRMDLHVDVRVREQIYNVRRGQTEQKMGQLTETLGAISG is encoded by the exons ATGGATCCAGAGAATAAGAAGTCAGCCACAGGGGCTGCCGCGATCCTAGACCTCGATCCCGACTTCGAACCCCAGAGCCGTCCGCGATCCTGCACCTGGCCCCTTCCTCGACCAGACCTCGCTACGGAGCCACACGAACCGTCCGAGGTGGAGCCCAGTCTGGGACAGAAGGTACCCACGGAGGGACACTCCGAACCGATCCTGTTGCCCTCTCGGCTCCCAGAGCCGGCAGGGGGCCCCCAGCCGGGAATCCTGGGGGCTGTAACAGGTCCTCGGAAGGGAGGCTCCCGCCGGAATGCCTGGGGAAATCAGTCATATGCAGAACTCATCAGCCAGGCCATTGAAAGCGCCCCGGAGAAGCGGCTGACACTCGCCCAGATCTACGAATGGATGGTCCGCACGGTGCCCTACTTCAAGGACAAGGGTGACAGCAACAGCTCGGCAGGATGGAAG GTGGTTTGTGTTAGTGTACCAAGTACAGCGGACAGAATGGACCTTCACGTAGACGTTAGAGTGAGGGAGCAGATCTACAATGTGCGGAGGGGCCAGACTGAACAGAAGATGGGACAGCTGACCGAGACCCTTGGCGCTATTTCTGGGTAG
- the Foxo4 gene encoding forkhead box protein O4 isoform X1 produces the protein MLNPDGGKGGKAPRRRAASMDSSSKLLRGRSKGPKKKPSVLPAPPEGATPRSPLGHFAKWSSSPCPRNREEADVWTTFRPRSSSNASTVSTRLSPMRPESEVLAEEEMPASASSYAGGVPPTLSEDLELLDGLNLASPHSLLSRSGLSGFSLQHPGLAGPLHSYGASLFGPIDGSLSAGEGCFSSSQSLEALLTSDTPPPPADVLMTQVDPILSQAPTLLLLGGMPSSSKLGTGVSLCPTPLEGPGPSNLVPNLSVMAPPPVMAGAPIPKVLGTPVLASPTEDSSHDRMPQDLDLDMYMENLECDMDNIISDLMDGEGLDFNFEPDP, from the exons ATGCTGAACCCCGATGGCGGCAAGGGTGGCAAGGCACCCCGCCGCAGGGCTGCCTCCATGGATAGCAGCAGCAAGCTGCTCCGGGGCCGCAGCAAAGGCCCCAAGAAGAAGCCGTCTGTCCTGCCAGCTCCACCGGAAGGTGCCACGCCAAGGAGCCCTCTGGGCCACTTTGCCAAGTGGTCAAGCAGCCCTTGTCCTCGAAATCGAGAAGAAGCTGATGTGTGGACCACTTTCCGTCCACGAAGCAGTTCAAATGCTAGCACCGTCAGCACCCGGCTGTCGCCAATGAGGCCGGAGTCTGAAGTGCTAGCAGAAGAGGAAATGCCAGCCTCGGCCAGCAGCTATGCAGGGGGGGTCCCTCCCACGCTCAGTGAAGATCTAGAGCTACTGGATGGGCTCAATCTCGCATCTCCCCATTCCTTGCTCTCTAGGAGCGGTCTCTCCGGCTTCTCTTTGCAGCATCCTGGGCTTGCTGGCCCCTTACATAGCTATGGTGCCTCCCTCTTTGGCCCAATAGATGGGTCTTTGTCAGCAGGAGAAGGGTGCTTCTCAAGTTCCCAGTCTCTAGAGGCTCTGCTCACCTCTGATACACCACCACCTCCTGCTGATGTCCTCATGACCCAGGTAGATCCTATCCTGTCTCAGGCTCCTACACTTCTGTTACTGGGAGGAATGCCTTCCTCTAGCAAGCTGGGCACAGGAGTCAGCCTGTGTCCTACGCCGCTAGAGGGTCCTGGTCCCAGCAACCTGGTCCCCAACCTTTCTGTGATGGCACCACCCCCAGTCATGGCAGGCGCTCCCATCCCTAAGGTCCTGGGAACCCCTGTGCTCGCATCTCCTACTGAAGATTCCAGCCATGACAGAATGCCTCAGGATCTGGATCTTGATATGTATATGGAGAACCTGGAGTGCGACATGGATAACATCATCAGTGACCTCATGGATGGTGAGGGACTGGACTTCAACTTTGAGCCAG ATCCCTGA
- the Gm614 gene encoding uncharacterized protein CXorf65 homolog isoform 2 (isoform 2 is encoded by transcript variant 2): MKLRKTDTIDLCDESGTMKLLFLSKTPGDSASKFLTARNTYYVCKVERGAPGTRIENSYKAIVPMLKNPEPELVDSLRTQCDFLERSRIKMLRTLEAKRLAAMESSVNLPARSPKGGGAQQTTSTSSQLKSKGGRSDEDGPPSTRRPFYKTRADFLKRHR, encoded by the exons atgaaattacgGAAAACAG ACACCATTGATTTGTGTGATGAATCGGGAACCATGAAGTTACTCTTCCTGTCAAAGACACCTGGAGACTCTGCCAGCAAATTCCTTACAGCTCGAAATACCTACTATGTTTGTAAAGTGGAACGTGGGGCACCAG GTaccagaattgagaattcctacAAAGCTATTGTGCCCATGCTGAAGAATCCAGAACCTGAACTAGTTG aCTCGCTGCGCACACAATGTGACTTCCTGGAGAGGAGCAGAATAAAGATGCTTAGAACTCTAGAAGCCAAGAGACTGGCAGCCATGGAATCCTCTGTAAATCTCCCAGCAAGGTCTCCCAAGGGTGGTGGAGCCCAGCAGACTACTAGCACAAGCAGTCAACTGAAG tCTAAAGGTGGGCGATCAGATGAAGACGGACCACCTTCCACCCGCAGACCATTCTACAAGACTAGAGCAGACTTTCTCAAGAGACATCGTTAA
- the Gm614 gene encoding uncharacterized protein CXorf65 homolog isoform 1 (isoform 1 is encoded by transcript variant 1): MFIIIKHGDNQEFLVNSNCSVLLLLHYIRKKMKLRKTDTIDLCDESGTMKLLFLSKTPGDSASKFLTARNTYYVCKVERGAPGTRIENSYKAIVPMLKNPEPELVDSLRTQCDFLERSRIKMLRTLEAKRLAAMESSVNLPARSPKGGGAQQTTSTSSQLKSKGGRSDEDGPPSTRRPFYKTRADFLKRHR; the protein is encoded by the exons ATGTTTATCATCATCAAACATGGAG ACAATCAAGAGTTTCTGGTCAATTCCAATTGCTCTGTCCTCCTGTTGCTACATTACATccgaaagaaaatgaaattacgGAAAACAG ACACCATTGATTTGTGTGATGAATCGGGAACCATGAAGTTACTCTTCCTGTCAAAGACACCTGGAGACTCTGCCAGCAAATTCCTTACAGCTCGAAATACCTACTATGTTTGTAAAGTGGAACGTGGGGCACCAG GTaccagaattgagaattcctacAAAGCTATTGTGCCCATGCTGAAGAATCCAGAACCTGAACTAGTTG aCTCGCTGCGCACACAATGTGACTTCCTGGAGAGGAGCAGAATAAAGATGCTTAGAACTCTAGAAGCCAAGAGACTGGCAGCCATGGAATCCTCTGTAAATCTCCCAGCAAGGTCTCCCAAGGGTGGTGGAGCCCAGCAGACTACTAGCACAAGCAGTCAACTGAAG tCTAAAGGTGGGCGATCAGATGAAGACGGACCACCTTCCACCCGCAGACCATTCTACAAGACTAGAGCAGACTTTCTCAAGAGACATCGTTAA